AAACTGAATGCCCTGATTGGCGGCGAGCGGCTTGCCGAAGGGTTTGCGCTCCGTCGCATATTTAACGGATTCCTGGATACAATAGACCGCCGCCCCCAGTGAACTCGCCGCCTGACGGATGCGATTTTCATGCACGAACGCCTGCGCCAGCGGAAGGCCATGGCCTGCCTTCCCGAACATCGCCGTTTCGGGCACCCAGATATTGGTCAGGCTGAGCCGGGGATGATCCGTCGGCATGTTGAAGGTCCAGAGATATTCCTCGACCACCAGTCCCTCGGAGGGCACCGGGACGAGGAAGCAACTGATCCCCAGCGCATCACCATCCTCGCCTTCGGTCCGGGCAAAAACCGCGCAATGCGTCGCGCGGTGCATGCCGGTGATCCACATCTTCCGCCCGTCGATCCGCCAACCGGGCACGCCATGGCGTTCCTCCCGCACCGCCCGCGTTTCCATGAAGGTTGCGTCGGAACCATGATCCGGCTCGGTCAGACCGAAGCAGACGAAAATCTCGTCGGAGAGCAGGCCGGGGATGAATTCTTCCTTCTGCGCTTGCGTCCCGAAATCGCGGAACATCACCACCAAAGGCTGATTGCCGACGATCGAATGTTCGTTCTGAAGGTCGTTGTGAAGGCCCAGCCCCTTGGCCGCCAGATGCTCACGGATCACCGTCATCCAAAGGTTGGAGCCGCCCTGGCCGCCAAATTCCACCGGATTGGCGAAGCGGAAATGCCCGGCCCTGTCGGCGCGCTTCTTCGCCTTGTGCAGCAGCTCTTCCCATTCCTTGCGCGGCAGACCGCCATTGTCCCAATCGGTGCGACTATGTTCGCGGCGATGGTCGAAGAAGCGGATATTGTCGTCCGCCTCCTCCAGCGGCTTGATCTCCGCCTCGATGAAACGGTCCAGCTCGGCCAGATAGTCGACAAGCTCCTGGGGCAGATCGAAATTCATGGGGCTTTCCTCTCCTGCTGTCTGGCGGCCCGGATCGCCCGCGCCTGCGCGATGCTGGCGTAGCCGGGCTGGTCGACCGCGATCTTCGCCAATGTCGTTTCCCATAAATGGTCCATCAGGCCGGGTAGGGCGGCCTCCACCACCCCCTCCCGCAGCCGCGCGGCGAGCAGGCGATTGAGATCGGCGGTCGTGCCATCCTGCCCCAGCAGCGCGGCGAGGCGCACATTTTCTTCTGCGTCGATAGTGGCCTCACCCGCGATCTGCCGCATTATCAAGTCCAGCGCATTGGCCGCGACGCGCGCCTGGAAAGCCGTTGCGCCAGACAATTTCGGAACAACGTCCTCCCGCAGCAAGCGGGCTATGGCGACCAGCAATTCCTCCGGCCGGGGATCATCGAGCATCGACGCCTCCTTCGATGGCCGCCAGCAGGTCGATCTCGCTTTCCGAAATGCGCCGCACGATCATGCCGCGTTCGACCGAGGGATCGTCGCTACGAAAGCGCGTCAGCATCTCGGCGCAGAACAGGCCCCAACGCAGGCTGCCCATGACTTCCCACCAATGAACCCGCGCTGGATCAATGACTTCTCCGCTGACCTTCGTATAAGCATCGAATAGCGCAGCGCGCTGCCCCAACCCGGCGACCGGCTGATCCATCCTGCCAAAGCGCCAGGGAGGCAGGCTGATCCAGGCCAAATCCTCTGCCGGATCGCCCAGATGCGCGAGTTCCCAGTCGAGCAGTGCACCGATGCCATTCGGCCCCACGATCATATTGCC
This window of the Sphingobium sp. EM0848 genome carries:
- a CDS encoding acyl-CoA dehydrogenase family protein, with the translated sequence MNFDLPQELVDYLAELDRFIEAEIKPLEEADDNIRFFDHRREHSRTDWDNGGLPRKEWEELLHKAKKRADRAGHFRFANPVEFGGQGGSNLWMTVIREHLAAKGLGLHNDLQNEHSIVGNQPLVVMFRDFGTQAQKEEFIPGLLSDEIFVCFGLTEPDHGSDATFMETRAVREERHGVPGWRIDGRKMWITGMHRATHCAVFARTEGEDGDALGISCFLVPVPSEGLVVEEYLWTFNMPTDHPRLSLTNIWVPETAMFGKAGHGLPLAQAFVHENRIRQAASSLGAAVYCIQESVKYATERKPFGKPLAANQGIQFPLVELATQAEMLRQLIYKTAWEMDQMPHPEVAKRLSDKVSMCNYYANRLCCEAADRAMQVHGGIGYSRHKPFEHIYRHHRRYRITEGSEEIQMRKVAAFLFRFAGPNKNKLFD
- a CDS encoding DUF6285 domain-containing protein; translated protein: MLDDPRPEELLVAIARLLREDVVPKLSGATAFQARVAANALDLIMRQIAGEATIDAEENVRLAALLGQDGTTADLNRLLAARLREGVVEAALPGLMDHLWETTLAKIAVDQPGYASIAQARAIRAARQQERKAP